A window of the Trueperaceae bacterium genome harbors these coding sequences:
- a CDS encoding ATP-dependent Clp protease proteolytic subunit codes for MPLVPYVIEQTGRGERTYDVYSRLLKERIIFLGSPVDAEVANVIVAQMLLLESQSSEQPINVFINSPGGEVYAGLAIYDVMQYISAPVHTNCVGVAMSMASVILAAGEPGHRVALPHSRIMIHAGSAGFPRASLPDLEVQAREYAEIRGIMEEIYERHTGHPRDKLRADMERDNFMSPEAARRYGLIDRLVEPHATTRFDGEDAS; via the coding sequence ATGCCGCTCGTGCCGTACGTCATCGAACAGACCGGTCGTGGGGAACGCACCTACGACGTCTACAGCCGGCTCCTCAAGGAGCGGATCATCTTCCTCGGCTCGCCCGTCGACGCCGAGGTCGCGAACGTGATCGTCGCGCAGATGCTGCTGCTCGAATCGCAATCCTCGGAGCAACCCATCAACGTCTTCATCAACAGCCCCGGCGGGGAGGTGTACGCCGGCCTGGCGATCTACGACGTCATGCAGTACATCTCCGCGCCGGTCCACACGAACTGCGTCGGGGTGGCGATGTCGATGGCGTCGGTGATCCTCGCCGCCGGCGAACCCGGACACCGGGTGGCGCTGCCGCACAGCCGCATCATGATCCACGCCGGCAGCGCCGGCTTCCCCCGCGCCAGCCTCCCCGACCTGGAGGTGCAGGCCCGCGAGTACGCCGAGATCCGCGGCATCATGGAGGAGATCTACGAGCGGCACACCGGCCACCCGCGCGACAAGCTTCGCGCCGACATGGAGCGCGACAACTTCATGTCGCCCGAAGCGGCGCGCCGCTACGGCCTCATCGACCGCCTCGTGGAGCCGCACGCCACGACCCGCTTCGACGGCGAGGACGCGTCCTGA